The Halobaculum magnesiiphilum genome contains the following window.
CGAACGCGTCTCTCGACGAGTCCGCGAGACCGTCCGAACGTATTCGACCCGTAGACGTGCCGGCGAACGCCCCTTGGGTCGTCCGTCGAATCAGTTGGCGTCCGATCAGCCGAACGTGACGACCGGTCGCGAGACGATCCACAGCGACACCACCGTGTACGCGACCATCACGACGAGCAGGGGCGCGTGACCGGCGAGCGTGTGGTCCGGGTAGCGCCGACTCGCGACCTCGTGGGCGGCGATCACCGCGAACAGATGGCCCACGACAACCAACACGACCTGGCTCGCCCAGAACGCAGGGAGGGGGAGCCACGCGAGCGGGTCGACCGATCCGACTCCGACGCCGAACGGCTCCAGGACCAGCGGGACGAGTTGCCCCAGCGACGCCGCGACGTACGGGTAGTTGTGGGCGACCTCGTAGGCGGCCGCGATCGGGACGAGCGTCGGCGCGAACGCTCGCGCCGCGGAGACGGTCGACTCGGTCGCGACACTGCCGTCCGTCGATGCCGCGGCCGAGCCGTCGTGACTCGTGCCGACTCGTGCGGCGACCCCGACGACTGCGAGGAACGCGCCGACGAACGCCCCGAACCCGAGGACGAACACCAGGAGGCTGCCCTCTGGCCCGGCGCCGACGTTCGCGCGGAGCACGTCGAGCAACGTCCGGAACTCCGGGGTGTTGGTGAAGCCGTCGAAGCTGACGACGTACACGGTCGCGACGATCAACAGCACCGTCCATCCGTTCGCCGCCGGGTGCAGCGTCCCTGCCCACGGTGTCCGCAGCCGGTATCCGGCGTCATCGGTGCCCCCCTCACGACGAACGGGCGCGACGCGCGCGAGAATCCGGTAGAAGGCGCCGACGAAGTCCCCCCGGTCGAACCACTCGCGGCCGAAACAGACGCCGCCGACGAGCATGACCGCGGCGTACGCCAGCACGAGCCCCGCGGTCCCACGGGGGTCGCGCGGGGCGCTCGTCAGCGTCGCCAGGACGCCGATCCCGAGGAGGAACCCGACGAGGGCGACCCCGTCGGCAACGCGGTCGGGGACACGGCCGACGACTCGGATCTCTTCGCCTTCCAGTCTGCAGAGGCCGTCGTAGACGGTCCGCCACGGCGAGAGCGTCGGCCAGACGGTTCCCCCCAGCGTCGCGACCAGCGCGAGGCCACGCAGCCACAGCGACCAGACGACGATCGTTACGGCGTTCTCGGCGGCGGAGGTCGGCCCGACGAGTCCGTGGGCGAGCGCCCCGGCGAACGCGGCGAGGAACCCGACACGAAGCGTCGCTCGCAGCGCCGGCGGGGGGGTAGGAAGGCGAACGGCCATCAGCGAGCGTGCGACCGAAGACGCTTGCAGGTCCGGCACGACGCCGTCGGATCGCTCGGCGAGCGCGAGCACGAGACCGGAGAAGAGCACCGTCGCGGCGGCTCCACCGAACAGCAGCAGCGGGGGGATCGGCGCGTCGTACCGCGTCGCGCCGACGTTGTGCGCGGAGACGGAACCGCTCGCGATCGCGAGCACCGTCGCTACGACGGCGACAGCGGTGACGAGACGGATCCGATCGGTCCGTCGCGGACGCATCGGTGTCGTATCGGAGCGTCCGCCGCAAAACGGGATTGGTTCGGCCGTCGAACGGCGGGCTGCAGTGGGGTGACTTATTCGCCCTCGGCTCCCGCTAGCGTCTATGCGCGGTCGGACCGTTGTGGCGCTGGCGGCCGTTCTCCTCGTGATAGTCGGCGGCGTCGTCGCGGTGACGCTCGGCGGCACCGCGGGAGACGTGTCCGAACGGTGGGTCAGCGACACCGGGACGAGCATCGGCGCGAACCACCACGCCGTCGCCGCCGCACGGATCGGCGACGGCGGGCTCGTGTACGCGCCGGTGAGCGGCAGCAGCGACACCGGCGAGTGTCGCTTGGCGGCGCTGCACGCCTCGAACGGGACGACGACGTGGAACGTGCCCGTACCGGCCGAGCACTGCACGATCCACGCCGTCGCCGACCCCGCGGTCGCCGATTTCGACGGCGACGGCGTCCGCGAGGTGCTCGCTTCGTCGACCACCGAGGAGCTGCGGGCGTTCCATCCGACGACCGGCGACGAGGAGCTGTCGGTGCCGCTGTCGGAGTACGGCTACACGCGGCCGGCTGTCGTCGACCTCGACGGCGATGGTACCGCCGAGGTGGTCGTCGTTGACGTCGACGGGAGCGTGTTCTCGTATGCGGCGAACGGGACGCTCCAGTGGCGGCAGAACCTGTCGGGAACGACGTATGCCCCGCCGGTCGTCGGTGACCTCACCGGTGACGGGACGACCGAGTTCGGCGTCGCGCTCGGAACGAGCACGGTCGCGGTGTTCGACGCCGGCGGCGAGCGTGTCTGGGAGCGCGAGGCGTTCGGCGAGTCAGTCGGGTGGACCGCGAGTGCGGATCTCGACGCCGACGGTACCGCCGAGTTCGTCGTCGCCACGACCGCCGGCACGGTCGCCGCGTTCGACGGAGCGACGGGCGAGGTGATCTGGAGGCGCTCCATCGGCCCGTTCGCCGCGGTCCACGCCATCGGCGACGGCGACGGCGACGGTGACCCGGAAGTGTACGCGACGAACCGCGCCGCCGAGTTGCGCGCGCTCGATGGGGAGACGGGGACGGTCGAGTGGGAGACGACGCTGACGAACGAACCCGTTCAAATGACCCCGCCGCCCTCGCTGGGAGATGTCGACGGCGACGGCGATGTCGAGTTGGTCGCCCCCACGAACGACGGGCTCGTGAGCGTCGTCGACCCGGTGGACGGGTCCGTCATCGGGACCTACGAGCGCGAGGTTTCGGTCTTCACGCACGCGACGCTCGCGGATACGGACGACGACGGTGCGGCGGAGGTGTACGTCATGTACGGTGACGGGAGAGTCGTGGCTCTAGAAGTCAGCGGTTGAGCCAATCAGCGATCCCGTTCATGTCGTCAGGACGCTGTGCGTTCCGGCTACTGACGGAAGTCGAATATCTCCCGAACTGAGAACGACCGGACCGGTCATCCGGTCAGGTCGGGTGAATCGCTCGCGTCGCACACGGATACTTTCCCCCAGTAGTCACCTTTCAGTCGCCCCGCGAGAATCTGCCAGAAGGTAGTAGAGAGGCGGTCCACGGGACAGAGAACGAACTCGTGAACGAGTCTACGCTATTCCCTGTCGCTCCTCTTCGAGTCGTTGGCACCCGACGACCAACGAATCGGGGAGTCTGCTCGCACGTGATTGTAAGGTACTGATGACGCTCGCGACTTCGTCGAACTGTGGCCCACGAGTAGCGGTGAAGTGGTCTTCCGACCACTCGATAAACCCCGCCTCGGCCAGCATCGGGAGGTGAACGTGGTGTAACTGTAACCGGAGTTCCCTCGGGTCGGACGGAACGTTCGGCATCATCGCGCTTTCCGGGAGCGGCACCGACTCCTCCGGCGACGCGTCCCCGAGTGCGGCGATGAGTTGCCGACGTGGTTCGGCCGAGAGTGCCCTGAACACCGTATCCCAGTTTTCACTGACTCGTTCACCGTTACGACGGTGTGACGGGACCATCGCGTCATAACATTCCAAATTTTCTATTTATATCTATTGATAAGTTGCTTTCAACACAGTGATAAATTAGCCCCCGATCGTAGCTAATGCGCCGTCGATCGACGGCTCTCGAATGCGTTTCCGATGATGAATGACCGGCACGATCAACGTACCAGTGGTTCCGTGTGAGATGATATGGAAGGCGCCGGCGAGTCGGTCGGTGCAAAATTCAGGGGCTGTATTCAGCATATCATCGTTCATCCCTCTGCTACTCTGAATTGTGACCAGCTACGGTGTACAGAACTGAGCTTACGGGAGCGCCGTCCGAAAGTCCTCACAGAGGTCTTCGGCGTCTTCGAGGCCGATGGATACCCGGACCAACGTCTCAGGGGTCTCTGCTGAATCCTCACTACGACTGAACTCGTCGGGGAGCATTAGTGACGGCACTTCGACGAGGCTTTCAGCGCTACCGAGGCTGGCCCCCGGCGTGAATAGATCAAGCCCCTCAACGAACGCCTCAAGTTCAATGCGTGTTCCGTCGAACTCGAAGGACAGCATCCCGCTGTACCCCGACATCTGCTCACTTGCAAGATCGTGTTGTGGGTGACTCTCAAGCCCTGAATAGTACACACGAGTTACCCGGTCGTGACTTTCGAGGAATCGGGCGACGTCCATCGCGTTCTTCTCGTGATGCTCCATCCGCGCAGGTAGTGTCTTGATACCCCGCGCAACGAGGTAACAATCAAACGGTGAGAGCATATTCCCAAGTCCAACGCGCTGTGCGAACGCTAATTGCTCGAAAACCCCCTTGGCGTCGGTGATAACTGCACCGCCAATCGAGTCGGAATGTCCGTTGAGATACTTGGTAGTGCTGTGAACGACAATGTCGGCGCCCAGTTCAAGCGGGGCTTGGTAGTACGGACTCGTAAAGGTACTGTCCACGCCGAATACGGCGTCGTAGTCATCGGCGATGTCGGCTATCGCTTGAATGTCGCACAACCGCATCAAGGGGTTCGATGGTGTTTCAACCCAGATCAAGTCAGTATCCGCATTGACTGCATCAGCGACGATGTCGGGGTCACGAGCGTCAACAAAGTCGATGTCCGCCCCGAGGTGTCCGGCCATGTGTTCCGTGAGTAGTTTTTCAGTTCCACTATAGATGGAGTCTGAGGAGACGACGTGGCCTCCCGGCGGGACCAGCGACAGCATCGTCGTCGATGTGGCGGCCATTCCGGAAGCGAATGCCAACCCGTACTCTCCTCCTTCGAGGCGGGCTAACTGCGCTTCGAGGGCCGCCCGAGTCGGATTGCTCTCGCGAGAGTAGTCGTGTTCGTTGCCGTTCTCTCCACTGGCCCACTCGAATGTTGTCGAAAGGTGGATCGGCGGGACGACATCGTTCGTTCCACTTCTGTGAGGATGCGTCTCAGATTCCGCTGACCCGACGGCGAGGGTCGCAAATCGATTTCTGTCGGAGTGATCGGTTTGTCGTGACATCTGTCATTCACCACCAACCCCTCCCGATCCGTTTAGAGCGGTGCTCAGAGATATCTTCTCAGTCACAATGGATAGTTATGAAGTTTCCAGCGAAGGTGGCCAGAAACCAAACCTCGCCTCGTGTGGTCCAATAGTCGTTGACCGCTGCCCGCTGTTTACTCCGACAGGAAGCGTCTTGTTCGCGTAGACGGGTGAATACTCCAGATGTATTTGGTAACGTTTCGTCTCGACCCGGGTGAGTACGATGCGGAGTTTCACGAGTTGAACGATACGATACAGGCGGCTGCCGAGGACACGAAGGGGTATCTGGGCAAGCAGCCGTGGCAGGCACCGGATAGTGAGGAAGTTCTCGTCATCTATCACTGGGAGTCGTTAGATGCGATCGAGTCGTTTGGATCGGGTGCAGACCACAAACGTGCGAAACAGCGGTAGACGGAGTGGTATGACGCGTACGAAGTGACCATTACGGAAGTTTTCGACACGTACGGGAGCGGGTTCGGCGAAGACGCGAGTCCGCTTAGGTAGGGGTACCAACTTGTTCCGAATAGTGAAGGGAACTCAGCTATCTCTGCCGAATCGGATGCCGGCCTCACGTGTCTCCGGCGCCCGCACCCCCGACCACGAGTGTCGGGGTATTCGTCAGTCTTACTACACGTTCTGTCGTGCTTCCGGCGGTGGCAATGCGTGAGAACCCGGTCCGGCCCTGCGTCCCCATGACGATGAGGTCGACCTCGTAGTCGGTGGCGGCGTCGACGATTTCCTCGCTGGGCGTCCCACGTCGAACGTGGCGCTCGACGCGTACGCCGCGCTCGTCGCCCAGTGCGGCTACCGTGTCCAGCACCTCCTCGCCGATCTCTTCTTGTTTCTCGACCACGAAATCCCAGTGGCCGCTCGGCCCTGTCTGTTCGACGACGAACAGCGCGTGGACCATCGCGCCGAACTGCTCAGCGAGATTCATCACGTGTTCGGCTGCTAGGTCGCTGTGGGCGCTCCCGTCGATCGGAACGAGGATACGCTCGTACATGCGGCCATCAGCGCGCGGCACAAGAATAAACGGTGAGGGTCGGTCACTAATCAGTACGCAGAAAGTACTTATCAGCGGACAAATGAGACCGCCCCATGCGCCGGCGAACCCTCCTCGCTGGCATCGGCGCTCTCTCAACTGGCTGTCTGGGGGCGCGGTCCCCGCAACCGAGCAGTACGCAGTCTCAGACAGGAGCCAGCGAGCCGCCAACGTCGACAGCCAGGCCACCGTGTGTTAGCGGGACTGAAACGCCGTCCACCGATTCTTCCGACGAATCGGCGACGGACGGTGAGTACAGGCTGTCCGGACTGTCGGAGTCGACAAACACCGACGGTCCGGCGGTGACGTACGTCCTCGAAGCGTCGGCCTTCTACTCCGGTGATGCCGTCGAGAGGAAAGCAGAACGAACGGGTGAAGAGCAAGTTGTGACGGATATCTCCGCGGTTTCTGATGACGAGGTTCGTGATGCGATCGAGACCGCTATCCGGACCGGATCGTGGCGCTCGAACACGCTTCCTGACGGGCTGGCCGAGACTGTCTCCCGTGTTGACTTCTTTATCGGCGTCTCCGTAGACGACACCTACACCCACATCGGACTCGAACTCTACCGTCTCCATCCTGACCAGCCGCCCGCTGTCGAGTTCAGCGCCGCGATCGTTGATGACACCGTCTCCGATGAGAGTCCCGGAGCGATCGAACTGAAACTGACAAACCGGAGTTCGACGACGCAAACGGTGTTTTCGGGGACGGTTCCGCCGTTCGGGATGGTATTTGCTGAGTCCGGTGAGGGGGATGACGAGTTCTTACTCTGGCGGAAGTACGAGGAGGAGGGGTGCGTCAACTTCACTGAAGACAGCTGGATGAGGTGTGATGTCGGGAAACTCACTGAGTTACAACCCTGCCAGAGTGTCACTCGTCGATACGAAGTCCTCCCGAGTGTGACGACCCGCCATCCCGAGTACACGGTGCCGCCCGGACCGGGTACGTATCGTATCACCGACTCGCTCACCTACTACGAGGAATCCGGAGCGCCGGAATCGGAACTCTCCTTCGAGGTTCGGTTTTCCCTCGACGCAGTGAGATAGACCGCTCGACGACCTGTGCGACTGTAGCCCGAGTTCACTCAGCGCACTGAGAGATCTTGGTGAGAAGCGGGTCGGATTCTCCTCGACGCGATACTGTTGTTACCGTCGTTGAACCGAAATCGAGGAGCTCGAAACGGCATCGGCAGTCGTCGTCTCGTTTTCTCGTAGCCGGTACCGCAAGGTGATCTCCCAATGTTCCTCGAACTCTGTCGTCGGCTCACCAGTTTGGCCGTGTGGAGGGCTATCCGCGTCCGTCGCTGAAACGGAGACCGCGATCTCTTCCATGCCGAGGTCCTGATCGGTAACGACGAAATCGGCATCCGCGTCGGGAGCGTCGTACACGTGATCAGGGAACGTCGCGTCGTCAAGCATTCCGGCCACCTGAATACGGAACGCGGATTCAATGCAGGCGGGGAGAGTCGGGATCACTCTCGGCTCTCCGTCGGTCCCGGACAGCGTATAGAGATCCCAGCTGTAGTCTGTGAACTCCTCACGGATCTGCTCGCCGAAGTCGACCGTCCGCTGATATTCCGGCGGCTCCGGATCTTCTCCCGGTAACTCGATCTCGATCTCCGGTTCGGATCGGTCATCTGTCATACTACTGGGGTAGCAGTTCAGAGTTCAAAGAAGGTTATCAAATATTGCCGATTTGATATTTGTTTGCTTGGCAACGTTGTATTCGCAGAGGCTTCCTACCTGCCTATTCAGTTACGAGAACCGAAGTGTGGTGTGCTGGAGGTGTTGTTCTCCCCGAGGTACTCGCCTCGCTCACGCTTCGCTACTCGTCCAGGTATTCGTCGACGAACAGCCCGACGCGCTCGCGTGTCTCCTCGGGGACCGCCTCGGCGGGCGTGTTGATCGTCCCCTCGAGCGACCCGTGGGCCTCGCAGTCCATCTCGTCGGGGAAGGTGCGGACGGCCTCCTCGACGGTCTCCTTGATCGCCTCCTCGTTGGCGGCGGCGTTCTCCAGCACCTCCTCCAGCGTCACCTCGGCGTCCTGCTTCCACACGTCGTAGTCGGTGACGCCGGCGACCGTCGCGTACGCCATCTCGGCCTCGCGGGCGAGTTTCGCCTCCGGGATCGCGGTCATCCCCACGAGGTCCCAGCCCTGGTGCTTGTAGAACTCCGACTCGGCCTTCGTGGAGTACTGCGGCCCCTCGATGCAGACGTAGGTGCCCTCGTCGACGACACCGGAGTCGGAATCGAGGGTGTCGAGCGCGCGCTCGGCCGCCTCCGAGAGGTGGTCGGCGAGCTTCGGAGAGTACGGCCGCGTGAACGGCTGGTGGACGACGATCCCGTCGCCGAAGAACGAGAGGTCGCGATGCTTCGTCCGGTCGTAGATCTGGTCGGGGATGACGATCGTCTGCGGGGGAAGCTCCTCCTTCAGCGACCCGACGGCGTTGCTGGCGATGACGTACTCGACGCCGGCCTGCTTCAGCGCGTAGATGTTCGCCTTGTACGGGAGGTCCGTCGGCGATCGCTGGTGGTCGGGGCCGTGACGGGGGAGGAACACGACCTCGCGGCCGGTGTCCCCGAACTCGCCGATCTCCAGGTCCGCGGAGGGTTCGCCGAAGGGGGTCGTAACCGACTCGGTGCGGGTGTTCCGGAGCGGGAGCGCCTCGTAAATGCCGCTGCCGCCGATGAAGCCGATGGTCATTCGTGATTCACGGTTCCGGCGGTTCCGGCTAAAGGGATGTGGATCCGATCGGGACCGGGGGATCCGACCCGAACCGGGGGATCGGACCGGAGTCGACCGCCCGGGGGGACCGCCCCGACCACGGATCCACACGTCTTTGTACGACGACGCGGGAGAACAGTCGGATCATGCTACTCGCGGGAACCGTCGTCGCCGACCCCGAAACCGTCGTGGAGGACGGCGCGGTCGTCGTCGAGGACGACACGATCGTCGCCGTCGGC
Protein-coding sequences here:
- a CDS encoding FG-GAP-like repeat-containing protein, with translation MRGRTVVALAAVLLVIVGGVVAVTLGGTAGDVSERWVSDTGTSIGANHHAVAAARIGDGGLVYAPVSGSSDTGECRLAALHASNGTTTWNVPVPAEHCTIHAVADPAVADFDGDGVREVLASSTTEELRAFHPTTGDEELSVPLSEYGYTRPAVVDLDGDGTAEVVVVDVDGSVFSYAANGTLQWRQNLSGTTYAPPVVGDLTGDGTTEFGVALGTSTVAVFDAGGERVWEREAFGESVGWTASADLDADGTAEFVVATTAGTVAAFDGATGEVIWRRSIGPFAAVHAIGDGDGDGDPEVYATNRAAELRALDGETGTVEWETTLTNEPVQMTPPPSLGDVDGDGDVELVAPTNDGLVSVVDPVDGSVIGTYEREVSVFTHATLADTDDDGAAEVYVMYGDGRVVALEVSG
- a CDS encoding trans-sulfuration enzyme family protein, whose amino-acid sequence is MSRQTDHSDRNRFATLAVGSAESETHPHRSGTNDVVPPIHLSTTFEWASGENGNEHDYSRESNPTRAALEAQLARLEGGEYGLAFASGMAATSTTMLSLVPPGGHVVSSDSIYSGTEKLLTEHMAGHLGADIDFVDARDPDIVADAVNADTDLIWVETPSNPLMRLCDIQAIADIADDYDAVFGVDSTFTSPYYQAPLELGADIVVHSTTKYLNGHSDSIGGAVITDAKGVFEQLAFAQRVGLGNMLSPFDCYLVARGIKTLPARMEHHEKNAMDVARFLESHDRVTRVYYSGLESHPQHDLASEQMSGYSGMLSFEFDGTRIELEAFVEGLDLFTPGASLGSAESLVEVPSLMLPDEFSRSEDSAETPETLVRVSIGLEDAEDLCEDFRTALP
- a CDS encoding universal stress protein, yielding MYERILVPIDGSAHSDLAAEHVMNLAEQFGAMVHALFVVEQTGPSGHWDFVVEKQEEIGEEVLDTVAALGDERGVRVERHVRRGTPSEEIVDAATDYEVDLIVMGTQGRTGFSRIATAGSTTERVVRLTNTPTLVVGGAGAGDT
- the mtnP gene encoding S-methyl-5'-thioadenosine phosphorylase, which translates into the protein MTIGFIGGSGIYEALPLRNTRTESVTTPFGEPSADLEIGEFGDTGREVVFLPRHGPDHQRSPTDLPYKANIYALKQAGVEYVIASNAVGSLKEELPPQTIVIPDQIYDRTKHRDLSFFGDGIVVHQPFTRPYSPKLADHLSEAAERALDTLDSDSGVVDEGTYVCIEGPQYSTKAESEFYKHQGWDLVGMTAIPEAKLAREAEMAYATVAGVTDYDVWKQDAEVTLEEVLENAAANEEAIKETVEEAVRTFPDEMDCEAHGSLEGTINTPAEAVPEETRERVGLFVDEYLDE